The Scleropages formosus chromosome 9, fSclFor1.1, whole genome shotgun sequence DNA segment cggggctgcaacggaactgaagttccttatgaagcgcctatagaaattcgcaaaacctaggaaccgttgcaggtcctttactgtctttggctggggccatgacagaactgccgagaccttctgtggatccatcgtgaccccgttgggtgttaggatgtaccccaggaaatctacagagtgcacatggaactggcacttctcccctttcacgtacagcttatgtgctgccagcttttgcaacacctccctgacatgtccaatatgctcctcacgggaccgagaaaagatcaggatatcatccagatacactaatactgagcgattaattagctctctgagtacttcattaacaaaagcctggaatacggaaggtgcattcgccaggccaaaaggcatgaccaggtactcataatggccgagggcggtgctaaaagcggtcttccactcatccccttccctaacgcgaatcaggttatatgcgctcctaaggtccagtttcgtaaagatggtagcaccggaaacctgttcgagggccgacgtgataagaggcaaggggtgcgggtacttcacagtaatggcatttagcccccgataatcaatacaggggcgcaaacccccgtcctttttctcaacaaagaaaaagccagcggaagctggagaggtagacggccggatgaatccggcttctagtgcctccgttatataagcctccattgcctgatgttcaggttgagaaagagggtatacccgccccctagggggtgtagtgcccgaaaaaagatctatagcacaatcccaaggtctatgaggaggcagttctgcagccttgtgtttgctaaacaccgccactagatctgcatactcccttggaagctgcaggggcagatctgcattagggctctctatggatgtggagttacaagacgtctccaggtgtttgggacactgctgtccccaagacagcagtttcccctcactccaagagataatagggtcatgggtgcataaccatgggtatcccaaaataatggggttatcaggggacttaatcagatagaaccatatctgttccttatggagtggccctacctgcatagtaacgggctctgtgcgctgctctacacgccccgacccgattggagcgccatcaatagctttaacagccaggggttttgggcatcgggcacagggcaagccccaggacgcggccatatcatgatccatgaaattccctgcagcgccactgtctaccatagctttcgtctgctgctgctgcaaaccccaggatactgtaactggtaatgtcaacagggaggtatggagagatacatcactcaccagtaagtcggtccgttgggatccacggggtggccgcactgggcaggaaacctgaacgtgatccgcagctccacagtaaaagcacaagcgttgcagaaaacggcgcctcctttcctcctctgtcacacgcccgttactgagtcgtattattccctgtctgacgcactgttcttcgagccctgcacagctgacaaggttgcgtgcttgagccggctcactgtccacagggctgtagggcacctgctgccctggcggcgtcggggtccggctggaaccggagttgctccggtaatccggcgagaactcctgagagagtggtcttgacaatcgggggctggatgtcttctccactggagaccaggaacgcacctgaaaactcttggtgctggggaagaactgtctctctgtctttctgtctgggctagggggtgactcaggagagtagggccctgggaacagagaggctggactggagattgagtattctgtgtaattctggttctcacctctgctaccttgcaaagcctcctggaagggaacggacagctgctcagtagcgctgatcccattggtctgcacagggctcgtgggctccgcgcgaggacccgaggaagcataaagacgatcaaaagacatgtccgccaatcatcatgcgtttgcgaactggtcggatcggcgccccgcccaccgtgactgaggagtcgtgtcaaccgctccaactgatctgtgaggcggctagcggcgtttgtgcaaaccaggagttgttcttggttcgcctctgtcagatccgccagctcacgccattccgctgaagtcatactagcaggcggattcttctgtagcgtccggacgggagtccgacacggacgcgcgttgctattacgtccaaacacagacgaaatatataatgacttcacgtgcagtgtgaggttagacgtgtacggtgagtattgtaagacactcggtggaagtgaaacaagaaacacgagaccaggaaacacacacggtgttggaactacggtgaacagtgaaacgctaatctgtgagtctgaccgcaaccctgagacgtgacgaaataccggacaggaacgatggaccaggactgaagaacaagaggcaggaactgacgggacgggcactcgggactggaacatgcacacctaggaaacaaactgagggaacaagagactaccaatcgccaacgaagcacaagagaactgctgattaagaatccgcgactagttctgctccgctggctccttttatacctccatgtcctacgagactgtgaggtgataggtaagtgttagctagcggcactgagtggcgccgcctctgaccaggaggggcagtgaccccgtgggatgtgacagtcgGACGTCTCCTAGACCGTCACCGTGGCGTGTTTGTgaggaaatgaaagtgaaagtgggAGTTAGCGCTCACTCCGCGCCATGCCTTCCCAACTGGCTTGTAGCGAGGTAAGCATAACGTGGAATATGTGTATTAATATTGCTGTAGCTGTGGCTAAGTCTTGCATTACAATGTAACAggtgataaaaaaaatcactcgtGGATAAACTAATAAATTTATCAGCTCATAAGAACATCATTGCTGTTGGAACACCAAGGTTTTTGTTGAGTGAAACTgtcattttataattattatatattatattacaacCTAAAAGCAGGGATAAAATATGTGTACAATATTTAACTTTGTACCCAAAATGCAGGGCAATGCATTTACTGCACACTGGGATACCTGTGAGATTTTGTAATTTACATCTATTAACTGTGCAGTTACGTCTGTGTTAGGTAAAACGGGGTACAATGTAACACAAAATTTCATCACCTATAAGTCcctgaaatatttgtgttttcactgaggttacaaaaatgtgttttcctgtgACAAGATTGCATTGCTTataaatcacaaacacaaactcatCAACGAGCCAAATACCTGTGCATCTGAAGGATTCAATGATTTTGTCAGGCATCATTGCACAAGGTTAAGCAGTTCCAACAATGCCAAGGATGTCATAGATTGACATGCTCTTGCAAGGGTTTTCTCTTGCATGAGCCCGCTGACTGACAAAAGTTTTGAAAGGGCCGTTACTGACAAGATCAGGGGGTTGCAGCTTGTGTGAACAGTGACAGGAATGATGAGGAGAGTGATGTGATTCTAATCCTGACATCAGTACCTGGAATGTACAAATGGGAGATGTGGTTGTCCAAAATTAGAAgaatgggtttggctggtgatGGTCATGTGTTGTTGGAAAAGTGTTTCAAGTAAGCCAGAAAGTCATCTTTGATCCAGCTAGAACCATTGGAATATCGATCCTGGGGGTGCACCCAAAACAAAATGGTTTTTGAAGGtctgggaaaaattaaaaatggaggGATGTGGTTCCCCATGGCATTGATGGCACACACCAGTGTGACGAGAATTTTCAGGTAACACAATCCGTCCAACAGCTCGTGTTCTTTTTTTGGAGAGAATTTGATCTTGACAGGGTACTGTGCTTATACCTGTTTCATCAAGATTATATATTGAGTCAGGTGCAAGGTCCGTTGGGTTTGAGGAGTTCATTGAAATTTCTGAAGAACTGCTGTACAGCTAGTTTGGAaggcagcatttttttattcaccgggtcaaagttcttttttccccctgtttACTTGGAATTTCTTCACTGCCCTCTGCCCTTTTCACACATGGTAGAAATAGTCATTGTGCATGTACTCAGGGTTGTTTAGCGATGAGGGCACATTGTCCTTGACCCAGTAAGTCGCTGTGTCTTTGTTCCTCATGCTACTTTGTACCCCACTTTACACTAATCAtcttgaaattatttctttttgggggaaaaagtcTAAGGTGCACAAGGAGATTCTACAGCTGTTATCTCAACACCCTTCTGGACTGAAGGTATCTGACTTCACTGCAGCCTATCGGAAAAAGTACTGTAAAGATCTAGTCCTCTCCAGACATGGATTCAATAAGCTGACAGGTCTTTTCAACGCCATGAAGGATTTTGTGGATATTCTGGAGTTAAATGGAGATCAATTTGTCAAGATTAAGTCGAAGCACATTCTCCAAGACCAGGTCTCAGCATCCTGTCACTATGAGGACCCACGGCATTCACGAGAAGACTCCCCGGTTACCGCTCTGTCTTGCCAGCACAGCTCACTCTTGGTGAGAAAGACTGCTGAACTCCTAATATCTACTAATATATACTTGGAATTCCTTCACTTCCTTCTGCCCTTTTCACAGATGGTAGAAATAGTCATTGTGCATGTACTCAGGGTTGTTTAGCGATGAGGGCACATTGTCCTTGCTCCAATAAGTTGCTGTGTCTTTGTGCCTCGTGTTACTTTGTTCCCTACTTTACCCTACTCAtcttgaaattatttcttttttggggaaaaagtctAAGGTGCACGAGGAGATTCTACAGCTGTTGTCTCAACATCCTTCTGGACTGAAGGTATCTGACTTCACTGCAGCCTATCGGAGAAAGTACTGTGAAGATCTAGTCCTCTCCAGACATGGATTCAATAAGCTGACAGGTCTTTTCAAAGCCATGGAGGATTATGTGGATATTCTGGAGTTAAATGGAGATCAATTTGTCAAGATTAAGTCGAAGCACATTCTCCAAGACCAGGTCTCAGCATCCTGTCACTATGAGGACCCACGGCATTCACGAGAAGACTCCCCGGTTACCGCTCTGTCTTGCCAGCACAGCTCACTCTTGGTGAGAAAGACTGCTGAACTCCTAATATCTACTAATATATACTTGGAATTCCTTCACTTCCTTCTGCCCTTTTCACAGATGGTAGAAATAGTCATTGTGCATGTACTCAGGGTTGTTTAGCGATGAGGGCACATTGTCCTTGCTCCAATAAGTTGCTGTGTCTTTGTGCCTCGTGTTACTTTGTTCCCTACTTTACCCTACTCAtcttgaaattatttcttttttggggaaaaagtctAAGGTGCACGAGGAGATTCTACAGCTGTTGTCTCAACATCCTTCTGGACTGAAGGTATCTGACTTCACTGCAGCCTATCGGAGAAAGTACTGTGAAGATCTAGTCCTCTCCAGACATGGATTCAATAAGCTGACAGGTCTTTTCAAAGCCATGGAGGATTATGTGGATATTCTGGAGTTAAATGGAGATCAATTTGTCAAGATTAAGTCGAAGCACATTCTCCTCCAAGACCAGGTCTCAGTATCCTGTCACTATGAGGGCCCACGGCATTCACGAGAAGACTCCCCAGTCACCCCTCTGTCTTGCCAGCACGGCACACTCTTGGTGAGAAAGACTGCTGAACTCCTATTATCAGCCTTATAgatagtttcttttttttaggtCATTTGGTATATAGTGCtccttgaaagtgtgtgaactctATATGGATGGTGATTGTTCATgtataaaatatagaaataaactgaaaaaatctaaaccttaaatctttaaataaagttataaaatgaataaatgattattagttacacacctgattctacttacctacttggtttaaccaatgcaacttggggtgcACTTATTCTTGCACCtccactacttctgtttttctatatGATTTCCACTAATCCTACATATGGAATTGCTAATTACACACCTCTTATGTGAGATGAGAAAAACTGATCCTGAATAAATAACCGTTTTATGGTTATTCAAAAACTAAGgcacacaaggggttcacatactttcggGCAGCACTGTATACCTTTTTCATAGTATAACATTCCTGTTAAAGTCAGCCTTTTACTGTCTGCAAATTCATTTGaattgctttattttctctttaatgttctattttgtttctttgcattatTGGCCAatctaaaatataaacattgaGCATCTgcatatgttttgtttgtgagagtTTTAAGTCTGTGGTACATTAAagctacaaaagagctgaacaaggtCAAGTAGAAAGCCACACAGTATTACAGCATAATTAATGAAGGCAAACTGCCTTATTATGTTGCATTATGATAAGTAATGTTAGCTGTGGAAATAAATGCGTCCATTTtaatttggtgatattttagcatcaGTGGGTTTCAATTTTGGTGCTCAAGAATTCATAACTTCTTACCATTGacactaatggtaattacatcttcaaattatgaaaattcttcttacaaagggtttttcaggcaCAGATTACCATGTATAGCtttatttgtggtttttatAGCTCTATCCTGTGAATAAGTGGAAGAATAGTTGTATTTCATAGCTTTTATGGATTGTAGCTTAGCGGTAAAAGAGACTTGGGAATTACATAGAAATTGAGTTATGGAAAGATGTCAAGTCCCCATTGTTTCATAAGTTGAAGAGCAAGTGTAATTAGCTAatagaatttgtttttttcataaagtgACTATAATGGTTTTACCATAGACCATAATATATACTTCTTTATTCCCACAGATGTCAGAGGAAAACCACAATAGTGCCACCAGAAAGTCCTTCAGGCATGATCAAGATCAAAGTCAGCAACGATCAGGTATGGGTAGGCTGATTATGTGAATTACTTTACTGCATACATGCTTACAAAATTTAACCAATTGATTTTAATGTATCAAAACACCCATGTTATAGTTATCACAACATGTGTACCTGACACGTGGAAGTTTTCTCACATGGTTTTCTTTTCTACTGGTCTCTTTTCCTCTGTCTTCAAGATGCTGTTTAAGCCACTATTATGCAACCGTATGTTCAATAACTTGAGTTCGATATTGAACAGTTAAGATTTCTGgtgttttataaattattttctttatctgCATTACAGTGAACTGTTTCAAAGAAGATTTTACTCTgccacattttctgtttgtatgtTGGAATCTGTGCTAGGAAGTCCAGTGCCTGTACAGACAGACcctatgaaagagctgaaggcTTCCCTTCAGGCGCTCATGAAAAAACATCCGCAAGGTGTACCACTGACAGCTGTTCGAAGATCCTGCCCCACCCTTTATCACCCTGCACTACTGAATAATTATGCATCTGTGAAGCATCTCCTGGCCTCTCTTACTGATGTGGTACAACTGCAGGGTATTGGTGTTCAGACCCTTGTTCATCCAGCAGCTGTTAGGACAAAATCACATTGATGCATATTCTACATGCACtatgcttatttttttcctcagactCTTACAATAATTATAGCTTTCAACATTTAACCAAATAGTAATTACAATGGAAATTATAATGCAACATAGAACAGTGAAGATAATTTGGAGGCTTATCATAGACAAGCTGTGTgataatttttcagttcattcTAGCACAGTATAATACttggcaaaataaaatgaaaggaaggTACAAATTCTGATAATACTTGTgttacaaataattattttattatttttattttttatagaaggggcgtggtggtgcagtggcgcagtgggttggaccacagtcctgctctctggtgggtctggggtttgagtcccgcttggggtgccttgcggcggactggtgtcctgtcctgggtgtgtcccctctggcctttgccctgtgttaccaggtaggctccggttctccgtgaccctgtatgggacaagtggttctgaaagtgtgtgtgtgtgtgtgtgtgtgtgtgtgtgttttttatagagcgctgttctcacatagtgacacagagcattttaacacaggcatacagcaagaaaaattgatacaaacaagacagtcaactaacggctaccataatgaagaacttattatagagctacaagtatacctactggccaccggggaaaggaacaaaaactcccaactgaaggttgagggaggaaaaaaacctctgggggtccacgggccagtggttgcccacccctcttgggcattctagaaagtaacaatttgtaagccagcaTTTAACAAGTAATtgtaatgttggtaaatggcatcttggatacCCAGCttggcatggaacgtctcgataaTAATGcatatattgtttttgtccgcccgtcctgggtgtgtcccctccccctctggccttgcgccctatgttgctgggttaggctctggctcgctgcaaccccactcgggacaagcggtttcagtcaatgtgtgtgtgtgtgtgtgcgtgtgtgtgtgtgtgcgtgtgtgtgtgtgtgcgtgtgtatgtgtttttgtcCAGAGTACATAATTACAACTTCTGTAGTAAATACAACTGCAGCGTGTCATGCTAGAACAATGGAAACTGGGGCGAAGGTGAGTaggacccaatcgcgggttcTGTTTATTAACAAACAAAGCCAAGGAGCAAGATGAAGAGCAGTaatcggggacaggcgagggtcaggcgctGAGCGTTCAGGGTTTCTTGGAGCAGACAAGGGCGTAAACGACGAGACAACGCAAAGGTCGgtagccaggagatcaggaactTCGAAGGGACAGGAATCGTTGGACACACGGGAGTAGCGGTTGCTCAAGTGAGGTTCCGCAAGCAGGCGTGGAATCCCGGTCCTTTTATCCCGTGCCGCCTTGATGAGATGCAGGTGCGGGTAAGGTGCGCGTGACACAGCGTTTTTAGATTGGCTATTGCTTTTTGTTATAGTCATAGTGCCTAAccttgaaaatatatttagggAAAGATGGAATAATATAGAATGTGACTTGGACAAACTGTTGAAACTCAGTGTGTTGGAAAGGATCCCTCACTTTTTGCAGTCACGACTATGGCAGAGTATCATAAAGGGTCGTGGACCTCTGACAATACCAAAGATCCCATCCCTGTCATACGAGTCAACACCGGGAGGCCAGATGAACTTGAGGTGCTGTATTAGTGAGACGAAGAAGATGAAAAGCTCCATTCTGGCCAGCTGCTCCCCCAAACACACTCTGGGTCCTGAAACAAGACCGGAGCACCAAGAACAAGCTTAATTCAATTTAATGCTTCTTTATGTATTACACACACCAATGTGCTTAAGACAGCTAGCAACAATAAAGTAGACttttaaacttaaaaatcaGAACTGAAGAGAGGTATACAGCACAAAGAAATTTTAGAGGAGCAAAACAGGGAAGCCAGACTTGAGACACTATACACCCACCTGCAATAACCTAATGTAGTCTATACCCTacactaaataaaaaacaataataaaatgtaatttaacaagTTCCATTGTCAGAATGAAGAACAGAATAGTAGAAAGCATGTTTCACCCAAAGAGAAGGCCAGAAATGCTTCATGTCTGAAGAATTTTCCTTCGTCATTGAGGAAGTTTCCCGGGTTAAATTCATAAGGAAACTTCCAGTGATCTTTGTCAGTTAAAATGGCTGTCATGTTAACAAAGACCTGTGTTCCCTgtgagagaaaaaacacactttaacaaacaaaaaagctacCATAAGCTCTGCCTGTGTCCAAGAAACCTGATACAGCAAAATGTCATAAACAGATTTTTAACAAGAGTGCCTTCCAGTTATTAATACCGACATCTAGTCCTAACATGGCGCTACCATTTGCTCCTTACTTCGGCCAGATGATAACCCCTCAACTGAGTGTCTTTGGTGACTGAGTGTACTACTCCCAGGGGTACGATGTTGGCAAACCTCTGTATCTCATGGACAGTGGCATGAACATAGTGCATGTTGGCTCTGTCATCCATGGTTGGCAAACGATCGTAGCCAAGCACTTGAACAATCTCCTGATGGCATTTCTCTAATGTTGGAAATATACAAGAAGCTATCAGAAAGCTTCATAtactttgttacatttacatttacatttatttagcagactgttttccccaaagcaatggTACAATTactattaactagtatttagcggACACCTTTGCCTTCAGGGGACTTTTTTCCACCTTTAACACTATGTGTGCTATGCATGCAGAAACACCACATGACACCACATACATCAGTGTAATGTGTTGGTGTAAGATCATAGAGAACCTTGAATATCTGGGTGCTCCATCATGAAAATTAGACCCCATCGTAACGTGGTGGCTGTAGTATCTGTTCCCGCAAAGAAGAGGTCAGCCACAGTCATAATCATATTCTCCTCAGAAAAAGTTGACTCTGGATTGGATTTTTGCTGTTCAggtcagaaaagaaaagagaagaagctCTATAAACAGACAGGACATAGGTTGACTTCAGTTTTCATAAAATTAGAAAACTTTTTCCGTGTTGCCTGTAGAATCATCGAATACACATAATTAAGACTGTgaagatatttattttacatttttcactgcCAAAGTCCCTAACGTCTTTCTTA contains these protein-coding regions:
- the LOC108935463 gene encoding uncharacterized protein LOC108935463, yielding MPSQLACSESKVHKEILQLLSQHPSGLKVSDFTAAYRKKYCKDLVLSRHGFNKLTGLFNAMKDFVDILELNGDQFVKIKSKHIHEDQASGSCHYEGPRHSREDSPVTALSCQHSSLLSKVHEEILQLLSQHPSGLKDFVDILELNGDQFVKIKSKHIHEDQASGSCYYEGPRHSREDSPVTALSCQHSSLLSKVHEEILQLLSQHPSGLKDFVDILELNGDQFVKIKSKHILQDQVSASCHYEDPRHSREDSPVTALSCQHSSLLSKVHEEILQLLSQHPSGLKVSDFTAAYRRKYCEDLVLSRHGFNKLTGLFKAMEDYVDILELNGDQFVKIKSKHILQDQVSASCHYEDPRHSREDSPVTALSCQHSSLLSKVHEEILQLLSQHPSGLKVSDFTAAYRRKYCEDLVLSRHGFNKLTGLFKAMEDYVDILELNGDQFVKIKSKHILLQDQVSVSCHYEGPRHSREDSPVTPLSCQHGTLLMSEENHNSATRKSFRHDQDQSQQRSGSPVPVQTDPMKELKASLQALMKKHPQGVPLTAVRRSCPTLYHPALLNNYASVKHLLASLTDVVQLQGIGVQTLVHPAAVRTKSH